A region of the Myxococcus stipitatus DSM 14675 genome:
GCCTGACTCCGAGGGCACCGTTGCAGAGGTGATGGTAAGCCCCGGACTCTCCACGATGCTCCTTTTCGACTCTCCGTTGTCGAGAGAAGGGCTTGAGTTAGAGGGACGTGGGCGGTTTGCTCTTGTGGATGTGGGGCATTCAACTATTCGAGTAGTTCCGTCTGCGCAGTTTGGAGTTGGTGAGTCATTCCAGATGTCAGTGGTATTTCAGGATGGGGCGTCTCCCGTGAGGGCTCGATTCCTCTTGCGCGTCCATCCTGCAAAAGCGGACGTCGTAGTTGAAGTGTTTCGGGGGAAGAGAACCATCGAGACCTATCAACAAGAGGCGAGAGAAGCTCGTGCGGAGGCCATGCGCTGCCAAGAGGAGAATGTGCGTCTCCGTGCCGAGCGGGTGATGCCCGGAGGTCTTGCCGGTTTGGTGTCCACTGATGCCATGGATGATGCCGGGGTGCTTGGACGGGTATTGACTAAGTCAGTCTCGAAAGCCGCTGGGAATGTACTCTTGCTAGAGTACGTCAAGGCGTATCGGGCGGCTCGGCGCGCAGTGTTGGATGTGCGCCTCTTTGCGCCCGATGGCGTGAAGCCATGGCTGGCGAAAGGCGCTGCCGTCAGGGATAGGACTGGCGAAGATGTGAAGGTGCTGCACATCTGGCAGAGCGCGTCAATTCTGGCGGGTGAGTCTGGGCGTGTCGTTGTTGAGTTTGAAGTCTCCCAGGAAATGGCCAGTGGGCCTTTCTCGCTAAAGCTATGGGAGGCAGATGGTCCTCGAACCGTGGCGCTTGGCAACATAGCCCTGCCCTGATGCGTTGCGGGGCAATGTCGGCGTGACGCTGTAAGATTCCGCCGAACTGTCTATTCCGCATAGACCTGTCAGACGCGAATGCCAGCATGCCCCCGTTTGCCTTCTCCTGAAGGAAGGCAGGGGGTGAGGAATGCGTGCTGGCCTTTGGATGCTTTGCGCTGCCCTCTTTGCCACGGGCTGCGCGGGGGTTGACGCGTCCACTCGCAGAACCACCTTCCAGCAACGAGGTGCGGTGCCTGGAGAAGATGGGGCGGACGCCCGAGCGGATGACGAGAGCGACTCGCAAGGGGAGGCGGAGGAGCCTTCATCCAGGCCCTTACGTTACCGTCACCCGGAGTTGAGGGAAGCGACTCGCGTGGGGCCCGCGCGAAGGCCGCGAAGTGATGCGTTCGATGCGTTGCTTCGAGCGGCAGGGTTGGAGGAACAGGACTCCCGCCCTGTTGCGGGCAGCTCGCTCACCCCAACCCATGCGGCGCGGCTGCTGAACGTGCTGCTGCGCAGGGACGTGACGCTGGGGCAGTTCCCGGCCCGTGTCGCAGTGGGCTTCATGCTGCGCGAGGTTCTGGCCACAGGCGAGGTGTCGCGGGCCGAACTTGTGCGGCGGGTCGAGCGCTTCTCCCACGTCGCGGTGCTCCGACCTGACGGGTGTCTCGCCTGGGTGCTGTCGGGTCGGACGCAACAGCGAGTCGGGGAGGTCGAGTGGGAGGACGGAGCCTTCCGCGCGGGCTTGTTCGAGTTGGGCGTCTTCTACTCGGGAAAGGGAGGTGTCTTCCGGCAACTGAACTCGCGGCTGGAGGAAGTGCGAGGAGGGGCCTACGCGGACGTCCATGACGACGCGGACTACCTGAGTCGTTCACTGGATGGTGCCGAAGAGGCATTCGTCGGGCTGGCCCTCGCAGTGGGGAAGTTCTTCTCGTCCACCCATGAGGAGAACCTCGAAGCATTCCGACAGATGCCCGCTGCCGTGGTGGCTCTCATCAAGTCGTCGCCCGAGTACCTGGAGCGATTCCGCTACATGACGCGCGGCGAGCAGATTCAGGCTGTTTCCAGGATGGTGACGAACGTCATTGCCACCTGGGGGACCGCATCCACCACGACGCGCACGTTACAAGGGGCCGCGCTGGCCACGGCAGAAGTCCCGGTGCTCTCGGTGTCAGCACAAGGCGCGCTTGCCCTGGAGCGCGTGGCCGTGCCGGTAGGCCGAACTGCGGCGGTGCTGAGCGGGGGGCCCGGAGCGGCCATCATCCTTCAGCGGGCGGGCACGGAAGCGAAGCAGGGTGGACCGGCGAAGGAGCCCGGTGAATGGGGCCCGTCCGAGGAGAAGGGCGCGTCTGCGCGTGCCCGGGCCTATCAGGAACAAATCTCGGGCCGTTCCTACGATGATGCCTACTGGGTCGGAGGCGTTGGGAGGAAGAGCGGTGGGACGAAGTTCGATGGCTTCGAGGATGGAGTGCTACTGGAGGCCAAAGGACCCGGCTACGCTGAGTTCTTCGAGACCAACTTGACCCCTAAAGGTTGGTTCGAGGCATCAGGAAAGGCCAGGGACCTCGTTGACCAAGCCCTACGACAAATCGGCAAAGTCAAGGGCAAGGGGATTCCCATCGAGTGGCATATCGCGGAGAAGCATGCAGCCGATGCCATCCGGAAACTCCTCAGGAGCAACAATGCCAGGGAGATTTCCATCATCCACACTCCCGCGCTCTGAGCAGAGGACCGCGTGACCACCAAGCCCGAGCCCGAGTCCCACCTTGAGACCTACTACGCTGGTGCCTACTGGGGCCCGCGTAAAGAGTCTCCCGACGAGTGCGCCCGACGCGGCGTGTCGTTCCTCAATCTAGTGGCCGCATGTGACCCACTCCTTGCGCACTGGAACAAGATCCCGAAGCCGCGCGGGCGTGGACGTAAGACACCCCTTATGCCTCCTGACCTCGCGACGCTCACTGAGGCGTTCGGGCGCGGAGTCAACCGGGAACCTGGTGGGCCTGGCATCGAAGACCTAGGTTTGACCGTCGAGGCATACAACGATGGCTCCGGCCAGGACTTCGCGCACTTGCGGATGCACGTTGGGAGCTATGCAGAAGGCATGTCCAATGCGTGCGTTCTGTCTCTACCTTCTAAGGGAGAGGGCGCTGAGCGAATCCTGACGGCGCCCGTGCTGACCGAGGTGGTTCGAGGCATGGTGCTGGCCTGGGAACCTGACTGGGCGGTGGCCATGTCTGAGTCGCACCGGGATATGGACGAAAAAGCCGACTCTGTCGATGCGTGGACAGGTTGGGTGACGTACCTCGCACGTCATCGTGGCACGGTTCCTCCGCTGCCTGCTCCGGTACGCATCGAGCGGGTAGAGGACCGAGGGACGCTCATCATCCTCTCCCCCGAGCGCTTCACGGTCAGTGACTCCGAACATGTGGCGCTGGCTGCGCGGGTGCGGGAGCTGCTCTACCGGGCGGGACTCTTGAAGCTGCTTCGGTCTCGACCGTAGGGGCACTCGGCCCCTGTCGTCCGGAGGGTCGGGCCCTTCGCCTATTGCCCCCATATAGCCCCTCCCCAGCGGAATCAGGTGGTGGGGAGGGGCACAGGGCGGGACGGCCGCTGACCGAAATCCCCTGTAAAATCGCGGGTCAAGGCGATCCTGGCTCGGGATTGGGTTGCTCGGCACAGCGGGTTCGAATCCCGCCCTGGGCAACCCGAAAGAGCCTCCAAGTCCTAGTGACTTGGGGGCTTTTTCATTTTCGACGCAGGGCTCGCTGCGCGGCTGTATCGCCGGCGTGCCCTGGGGCTCGCTGCATCCCGCGTCCTGCTTCGTGTTCGCGACGCTGCGTGCCGTGGCCCGATGTTTCATGCGGACCTGCGACGAGGCTCACGGCCAGCCGCTTCAGCCGCGAAGTGATGGCTTGAGTCTCGAGCAGGAGGGCGAGTCGACCGCGGCTCGGTGGTGTCCGTGCCTGACAGGGTCGCCTGCGCCACGTGCTGCACGACACTTGAGCAGACCGGGCGGGCGCTGCTCGAGTGCCTTGCCCATTCGCCTCTCCAACAGGCTCCCCAGGTGGAGGAGGGCAACTTCTCCTGGGGAGCTGGGTGGAGGCGCTGGGGCTCCGGGCCTACTCCGGCAGCGGAATGGTGGCGCGCTCCGGCTGCATCGACCCGAGGAGCGGCCGGAGTCGCTCGGCCACGTCCGAGCGCAGGCTGACCATCATCTGATGGGTGGTTGCGCCCTGGGGCCGCAGGACGTCGTAGCTCTCGTAGGTGGCGTTGAAGTCCCCCTCGAAGCCTGCCCTGAAGCGCGACAGGTGGAAGAAGCCGGAGTGCACGATGTAGACCGCCGGCCGGACCTGGCGCGCGGTGTAGACGTAGTCCCGTCGGCCATAGATGTCGCGCAGGGTTCCGTGGTGGGCGAGGTGCTCATCCGTGAGACCCAGGAAGTCGTGGACGTAGGTCTCCGGAAGCTCGATGCCCAGCATGCCGATTCCTTCCCCCGCCACCACGTCGCCCTGCTGCAGGCCCCCGCGGAGCGCACGGGCGATGATCTCGTAAGCCTTGGCGGGCTGGCCCAGCTCCCATTGCATGTTCGGGAAGAAGTGGAGCTGCGATGCCCCCACGTAGAGCCCGAAGCTCGCCGCCGCGGCCAACGCAATCCCCGCCACCGGCCGAAGGTTCGCCTTCATCCGCTGGAGCCTGCCGCCCAGGAAGCCCAGGCCCGCCGCGGCGGGAAACATCATGAAGGGGGCGTACATGGTCAGCAGTCGGAAGTGCAGCATCCAATCTCCCCCCTGGAGCAGGATGAGGAGCGCGGCACCGATCGCCGTCAGTCCGCCCAGCCAGGCCCAGAGTGCACGGGGCGCGGTGATGAGGCCCAAGACGGACAGGACGACGAGGAGCGGGTTCGTGAGGAAGAATCCTCGGAGGTAGATCGCACCGAAACGCGCGTTCCAGAGCAGCTCGGGGACGTTCGTGAGGTTGACGGCCTTCGCGGCCACGCTGTTGGGGAGCGGGTGTCCGTAGAACAGCAGGCGCCAGGCGGTCACGGCGCCGATGATGGCCCCCCACCCGAGGGCCATTCGCAACACATCCTGCTTGATCCAGCGAAGGTCGTCCGACCGCGCCCGATCCGCCAGGAAACGGAAGATGACGCAGAGCGGGAGCAGCGCGGCGGATTCAGGGCGGGTCGTGAAGAGGAGTCCTCCCAAGAGGGCGGGGACGAGGGGCTGGCGGCGCGTGAGCACCGCGCCCGCTGTCTCGACCAGAAGCAGGCTGAAGAGCCCCGCCTCGAGTCCATTCACGGCATTGACATAGTAGCCAGGGAAGAGGGCGACCAGCAGGGCCGCTCCCCATGCCGCATGCTCGGACACGCCCAGCCTGACGAGGAATCGCCAGGAGCGCAGCACCGCGGTCGCCGCGAGCGTTCCTCCGAGGATGCTGCAGAAGAGATCCACTCGGATGCCGAGCGCCAAGGGAACGGCCGAGATGAGCGTCCAGAGGAGGTTGGTGAACCCCTCGACGCGTTCCACCGCGTTGTAGACGAGCCCGTGCCCGTGGAGGAGGTTCCACGCGTGGCGGTAGCTGATGTAGGCGTCATCCACGATTTCCTTCGGGGAGAACGCGAGCAGAATCAAAGGAAGGACACACAACGCCGCGCCGCGGGCGAGCGTCATGAGCTGTGCGCCGCGAGCAGGGGGATGGCTCGCGCCAGGGAGCACCGTCGGAGGTGGCGCGATGTCCTGCTGGGACGAGGGTGGCGCCGCACTGGGCTCGACCGAGGCACCTGTGCTCATACGGAGCCTCGAATCAGGCAGGAGGTTCTGGACGGCGGTGTCCGTGAATGGCCCTCAATGTCCGCGCTGCTTCGCACGGACACTTCGGAAGTGACTGGCATGCTGCACATCAGTGCTCCCCTTTCGTCGGCGGCAGTATGCCCGGACCGCCTCTGATCGCGTCGGGGTGCTTGTCGGCTGGGCTGGATTTTCCGGGAGCAGCAGGTGAGGCAGGGAGAAGCGCTCGGCGGTCAGCACGCCTCTCGAGAGGCGCCCACACTGTACGTGTGATGGAATGCCAACTGCGCGGAGGGGCTGTTGGACCCTGCGTCCCCGCTTCGGGGCGCTCCTGGATGACTCTCCAGGCGGGCTCGACGGAAGGCGCCACCCAGACCAGGTAGGCGCGCCTTCCGCGAGGAGCTCTCAATCACGCCCCGCCCACGCAGGGGCTGGGGCTGTACTCAGGGGGACGCGTTGCAGATGCCCCCCTGTGGCGATGGCCGACCTACGGATTGGGGGTCCAGCAGGTGAAGACCTCTTCCACATAGTTCGACACGTAGTTGTTGGCGTCGAGGACGCGGAATCGGAAGTACTTGCGATAGTACCTTCCGCCGGTGCGCAGCCCCTGCGTGCAATAGTCTTGGATTGAGGCGGTGCCATCGCGCCACGTGTTGTTCTCTGGCGCGGGACTCGAGTTGAGATCGTGAGCCCGTTGCCACTGGTAGCGATACGGAGGCACGCCATTGCTGGCGCTCCCGGAGCAGAAGACCTTGTTGCTCAGGGGATATTCATCTTCGCAAGACATCGTCACCGTCGGTGGGGGAATCTCGAGTTCGGCTTCCTCCGTGCCGGTTTGAGGCAATCCGCTCTCGTCGGGCATCGGTCCGCCACAGGCACTCAGCAACGACATGGCCGTGACAAGTACCGCACCCGCTCGAGTGTGCTTGGTGATGCTTGAAGCCGCCATGGGGCTCTCCATCGGTTGAGGGGAAGGCGGCCCAGTATCAATTGGATTGCATGAGAATCATGGTTTCGAAAACCCGAGTGTCCTGGAGTGGACAGATGCGGCAAGTGTTCGAGCACAGCGAGGGACGGCGACGTCCCAGCCCCTGTTCACACTCGAGCCAGGGGCTGGAGCTTCATGCGCTCAGCAGTCGCGCCAGCAGAACCGCTGGCAAGGGGCATCGGGCTCACAGTCCGAGCAGCAGATGCCGGTCGCCTGCGTCTCGGGCTCCCTGGTGGTGGACGCGACGGCTGCGGTTGCTCCCAGGACAAAACCAACCAAGGTCATCATCACGAACTTCTTCATGTGACACCCTCCGTTCTGACTTCGTTCATGGGCGACGTGAAGCCTCGCCCAGCATGGATTCTGGAGAGCCACTTCCAAGTCTGTCAATTCAGCAGGCGCATGCCGCGATGAGGGGCATGGGTGCATGATGACCGTCATGCCGGGCCTCTCGGGCGACATTGACCTCATGCCCCTCAATCTGTTGCGCCGGCGCGCCCTGCTCGCCGGTTGAAGCCACTGTCCACACGGATGACGAGAGCGCCGCCGAATCGGGAGCGCCTGCTGCACCGGGGTCGCGGCGGGCTTCTGGATGAGGGACACCGTCCAGTCCGGAGGCCAGATGCGTGGCCGGTACGTGGGGTCCCGCCGCCAGGCCGAGCCCCCGTCCCGCCAGCGAGGCCAGTCCGCGTGCTGTCCTTGTCGTTCGAGGATGCCCGACGTGTGGCTTGCGAATGCCAGGATGAGCAACGGGAAGGCGAGTCCGCGCCGTGTCCTGGCGAAGCGGTTGGCCTCGTCCGGCGCCAGGGCGGAGATGGCCAGGAGCAACACGAGGACGGCGGGGACGTAGAAATTGCGGCCATCGCCCCCACTCGGGAGCACGAGCTGTGTCTTGTCGCCCGAACCGAGTGAACCCAGCATGCACAAGATCGCGAGCAGGGGGCCGCTCACGGCGAGCAGCCGCACCTGGACCCGCTGCCGGTATTGCATCGCCCAGCTCCACGCGAGCAGAAGGACAGCACCTCCTTCCGCGAGGACTGCTGCGCCACGGCAAGGCGCGGCCGCTCATCACCGCGGACCCCGCGGCGGAGCGCCTCGATGAAGTGATTCAGGCTCGGTCCATGCGTGCCAATGCATGGCACAAGGGACTGGGACCCGCGCATCGCTCCGGGCGTCCAGGAGGACCGGGTGAACCACACGCCTCGGTGCCCGGATTTCGAGTCAGACATGAAAAGGATGGCGGGATGCCGCGTCGCGCCAGCGCCAGGTCTGACAGTTCAGGACCCGTGTACGTGTTTTCCTGGGTGTTCAAAGACTTTCATGGAAATCCTCCAGTCCAACTGTCCCAGTCATCTCTGCCTTTCGCGTCCTGATTGAGAATATCGGGTCGGAACTCACCCGGTAGGTGAGGTGCGCACGGAGGAATGGAATGGCAAAATGTGTTGCGCTTGGAAAGTCATTGGAGCTCTTCCATGCATTGTTCGTGAGCCGCTATTATTCGTCCGCGTGGCTTGTGCTGTTGCAATCCACCAGGGAGGGGGGCCTTGTGAGGACTCGTCAGCTGAGTACAGGTCTGTGCTTGGACGTCAGGCGTCGGAAGTCGAGCAGGGGGCTCATGGTGCAATCACCGTGGATGCAGTTGCTCATCCACGAAACCGCGAGGAGGGGACATGGACACCGCGATTCGTGAAGTGGTGATTCTTGGAGGTGGGACGGCGGGTTGGATGACCGCTGCGTATCTCCAGAAGGTCTTCGAGGGCACCGTCCAGGTGACGCTCCTGGAGGCAGCCACCATCCCGAGGATCGGGGTGGGGGAAGCAACGGTTCCCAACCTGCAACGCGTCTTCTTCGACCGGCTGGGCATCCCCGAAGACGAGTGGATGCGCGAGTGCAACGCAGCCTTCAAGACCGCGGTGAAGTTCGTGAACTGGCGCAAGAAGGAGCCCGGCGCGCCGGACAATCATTTCTACCACGCGTTCGGACTCATCCCGAACGTGGACAACATCCCGCTGTCTCACTACTGGGTGCTGCGCAACGAAGGCGGTGAGCGGGTCGACGAGGGGGTGGATTACGCCTGCTACCGCGAGCCGCCGATGATGGACGCGAAGCTGGCACCGCGCTTCCGGGATGGACGGCCCGCGGTCAACTACGCGTGGCACTTCGACGCGCAGTTGGTGGCGGACTACCTGCGGCGGCTGTCCACGGGGTGGGGCGTGAAGCACGTCGTGGACGAGCTGTCGTCCGTGGAGAAGACGCCCGACGGCCACATCAAGGCGCTCCACACCCGAGGTGGCCGCGTGCTGGAAGGCGACCTCTTCGTGGACTGCAGCGGCTTCCGGGGCCTGCTCATCAACCAGGCGATGGAAGAGCCGTTCCTGGACATGAGCGACCACCTGCTGTGCAACAGCGCGGTCGCCACGGCCATCAATCACGATGACGCCCGCTTCGGAATCGAGCCCTACACGTCCGCGATTGCGTCGAACCACGGTTGGATGTGGAAGATTCCGATGCTGGGGCGCTTCGGGACGGGCTACGTCTATTCGAGCGAGTTCTGCTCGCAGGACGAGGCCATCCGAGAGTTCTCGGCGAAGTGGGGGCTGGACCCGGAGAAGACGGCGTTCAATCGCATCCGCTTCCGCGTGGGCCGCAACCGGCGCGCGTGGGTGAAGAACTGCGTGAGCATCGGGCTGGCGTCGTGCTTCGTGGAGCCGCTGGAGTCGACGGGCATCTACTTCATCACGGCGTCCATCTACCAGTTGGCGAAGCACTTCCCGGACAAGGGCTTCAACCCGGTGCTGATGGACCGTTTCAACCGAGAGGTTGAGATGATGTTCGATGACACGAGGGACTTCCTGCAGGCGCACTTCCTCACGTCGTCCCGGGACGACACGGCGTTCTGGCTGGC
Encoded here:
- a CDS encoding DUF2381 family protein, with product MTSSLRVILLGLFIASGSLAAQPQQLATAIGARRIELMPDSEGTVAEVMVSPGLSTMLLFDSPLSREGLELEGRGRFALVDVGHSTIRVVPSAQFGVGESFQMSVVFQDGASPVRARFLLRVHPAKADVVVEVFRGKRTIETYQQEAREARAEAMRCQEENVRLRAERVMPGGLAGLVSTDAMDDAGVLGRVLTKSVSKAAGNVLLLEYVKAYRAARRAVLDVRLFAPDGVKPWLAKGAAVRDRTGEDVKVLHIWQSASILAGESGRVVVEFEVSQEMASGPFSLKLWEADGPRTVALGNIALP
- a CDS encoding Tox-REase-5 domain-containing protein, translated to MEEQDSRPVAGSSLTPTHAARLLNVLLRRDVTLGQFPARVAVGFMLREVLATGEVSRAELVRRVERFSHVAVLRPDGCLAWVLSGRTQQRVGEVEWEDGAFRAGLFELGVFYSGKGGVFRQLNSRLEEVRGGAYADVHDDADYLSRSLDGAEEAFVGLALAVGKFFSSTHEENLEAFRQMPAAVVALIKSSPEYLERFRYMTRGEQIQAVSRMVTNVIATWGTASTTTRTLQGAALATAEVPVLSVSAQGALALERVAVPVGRTAAVLSGGPGAAIILQRAGTEAKQGGPAKEPGEWGPSEEKGASARARAYQEQISGRSYDDAYWVGGVGRKSGGTKFDGFEDGVLLEAKGPGYAEFFETNLTPKGWFEASGKARDLVDQALRQIGKVKGKGIPIEWHIAEKHAADAIRKLLRSNNAREISIIHTPAL
- a CDS encoding immunity 52 family protein codes for the protein MTTKPEPESHLETYYAGAYWGPRKESPDECARRGVSFLNLVAACDPLLAHWNKIPKPRGRGRKTPLMPPDLATLTEAFGRGVNREPGGPGIEDLGLTVEAYNDGSGQDFAHLRMHVGSYAEGMSNACVLSLPSKGEGAERILTAPVLTEVVRGMVLAWEPDWAVAMSESHRDMDEKADSVDAWTGWVTYLARHRGTVPPLPAPVRIERVEDRGTLIILSPERFTVSDSEHVALAARVRELLYRAGLLKLLRSRP
- a CDS encoding tryptophan halogenase family protein, producing MDTAIREVVILGGGTAGWMTAAYLQKVFEGTVQVTLLEAATIPRIGVGEATVPNLQRVFFDRLGIPEDEWMRECNAAFKTAVKFVNWRKKEPGAPDNHFYHAFGLIPNVDNIPLSHYWVLRNEGGERVDEGVDYACYREPPMMDAKLAPRFRDGRPAVNYAWHFDAQLVADYLRRLSTGWGVKHVVDELSSVEKTPDGHIKALHTRGGRVLEGDLFVDCSGFRGLLINQAMEEPFLDMSDHLLCNSAVATAINHDDARFGIEPYTSAIASNHGWMWKIPMLGRFGTGYVYSSEFCSQDEAIREFSAKWGLDPEKTAFNRIRFRVGRNRRAWVKNCVSIGLASCFVEPLESTGIYFITASIYQLAKHFPDKGFNPVLMDRFNREVEMMFDDTRDFLQAHFLTSSRDDTAFWLANKNDLKLSDALKDKLETWKTGLTVNMPVSGEEAYYGNFETEFRNFWTNSSYYCVLSGMGWMPEQPLTTLKYRPSSVAHAEEAFQRVKLQQQALLQGLPTNHEFLQRLHRQNGMDLARTGTR